In Cupriavidus taiwanensis, the following are encoded in one genomic region:
- a CDS encoding 3-hydroxybutyryl-CoA dehydrogenase, which produces MNHASKHSTKQAEEDKMAIKTVGIVGAGTMGNGIAQACAVVGLNVVMVDISDAAVQKGVATVSGSLDRLIKKEKLTEAQKADALARIKGSTAYDDLKAADIVIEAATENYDLKVKILKQIDGIVGDNVIIASNTSSISITKLAAVTARADRFIGMHFFNPVPVMALVELIRGLQTSDATHAAVEDLSKQLGKYPITVKNNPGFVVNRILCPMINEAFCVLGEGLASPEEIDEGMKLGCNHPIGPLALADMIGLDTMLAVMEVLYTEFADPKYRPAMLMREMVAAGYLGRKTGRGVYVYSK; this is translated from the coding sequence CTGAACCACGCATCCAAGCATTCAACCAAGCAAGCAGAGGAAGACAAGATGGCAATCAAGACTGTAGGCATCGTCGGTGCCGGCACCATGGGCAATGGCATCGCCCAGGCCTGCGCAGTGGTGGGTCTTAACGTGGTGATGGTCGACATCAGCGACGCCGCCGTGCAGAAGGGCGTGGCGACGGTGTCGGGCAGCCTGGACCGGCTGATCAAGAAGGAAAAGCTGACCGAGGCGCAGAAGGCCGACGCGCTGGCGCGCATCAAAGGCAGCACCGCGTACGACGACCTCAAGGCCGCCGACATCGTGATCGAGGCCGCCACCGAGAACTACGACCTCAAGGTCAAGATCCTCAAGCAGATCGACGGCATCGTCGGCGACAACGTCATCATCGCGTCGAACACCTCGTCGATCTCGATCACCAAGCTCGCCGCCGTGACCGCGCGCGCCGACCGCTTTATCGGCATGCATTTCTTCAACCCGGTGCCGGTGATGGCGCTGGTCGAACTGATCCGCGGCCTGCAGACCAGCGACGCCACGCACGCCGCCGTCGAGGATCTGTCGAAGCAACTCGGCAAGTACCCGATCACCGTCAAGAACAACCCGGGCTTCGTCGTCAACCGCATCCTGTGCCCGATGATCAACGAGGCCTTCTGCGTGCTGGGCGAAGGCCTGGCCTCGCCGGAAGAGATCGACGAAGGCATGAAGCTGGGCTGCAACCACCCGATCGGCCCGCTGGCGCTGGCCGACATGATCGGGCTGGACACCATGCTGGCGGTGATGGAAGTGCTGTACACCGAGTTCGCCGATCCGAAGTACCGGCCGGCGATGCTGATGCGCGAGATGGTGGCCGCTGGCTACCTGGGGCGCAAGACCGGGCGTGGGGTGTACGTGTATAGCAAGTAA
- a CDS encoding HIT family protein, whose product MDTQYSPNNIFARILRGEMPCIKVYEDDDTIAFMDIMPQADGHTLVVPKEAAVNLFDLSERGAQAAIVATQRVARAVRAAFNPDGISIGQFNGAAAGQTVPHIHFHIVPRYNDQSLRGHARDMQEPEVLKGHAERIIAALREQAP is encoded by the coding sequence ATGGACACCCAGTACAGCCCGAACAACATCTTTGCCAGGATCCTGCGCGGCGAAATGCCATGCATCAAGGTGTACGAGGACGACGACACCATCGCCTTCATGGACATCATGCCGCAGGCCGACGGCCATACGCTGGTGGTGCCCAAGGAAGCCGCGGTCAACCTGTTCGACTTGTCCGAGCGCGGCGCCCAGGCCGCCATCGTCGCCACCCAGCGCGTGGCGCGCGCGGTGCGCGCGGCGTTCAATCCCGACGGCATCTCGATCGGCCAGTTCAACGGCGCCGCGGCCGGGCAGACCGTGCCGCACATCCATTTCCACATCGTGCCGCGCTACAACGACCAGTCGCTGCGCGGCCACGCGCGCGACATGCAGGAGCCCGAAGTGCTCAAGGGCCATGCCGAGCGCATCATCGCGGCGCTGCGCGAGCAGGCGCCCTGA
- the icmF gene encoding fused isobutyryl-CoA mutase/GTPase IcmF: MTDLSDVHDVRRGAPQPKPAAPGTGPANKVRFVTAASLFDGHDASINIMRRILQSHGCEVVHLGHNRSVEEIVTAALQEDAQGIAISSYQGGHVEYFKYMVDLLRDKGGEHVQVFGGGGGVIVPDEIRELQAYGVARIYSPEDGQRMGLAGMIADMVQRCDLDLSRYAPTTLDPVAAGDRRALAQLITALENGKADPALVQAMHSQAAAASIPVLGITGTGGAGKSSLTDELIRRFRLDQQDALSIAVISIDPSRRKSGGALLGDRIRMNAINHPNIFMRSMATREAGSEISQALPDAIAACKVAGFDLVIVETSGIGQGDAAIVPHVDLSLYVMTPEFGAASQLEKIDMLDFADFVAINKFDRKGAQDAWRDVAKQVQRNREQWHGKPEDMPVYGTQASRFNDDGVTMLYQGLREALAGRGLQVQPGMLPALSGRISTGQNVIVPPARSRYLAELADTVRGYHRRVAEQSRIARERQQLRESSRMLQAAQGDVAALDALAAERDSALGQVERKLLAMWPQMQEAYSGDEYVVKIRDKEIRTGLVTTTLSGTKVRKVVLPRFEDDGEVLKWLMRENVPGSFPYTAGVFAFKRENEDPTRMFAGEGDAFRTNRRFKLVSEGMDAKRLSTAFDSVTLYGEDPHVRPDIYGKVGNSGVSIATLDDMKVLYDGFDLTSPSTSVSMTINGPAPTILAMFMNTAIDQQLDKFRADNGRDPTADEEAKIRAWVLQNVRGTVQADILKEDQGQNTCIFSTEFSLKVMGDIQEYFVHHQVRNFYSVSISGYHIAEAGANPISQLAFTLSNGFTYAEAYLARGMHIDDFAPNLSFFFSNGMDPEYSVLGRVARRIWAVTMRDKYGANERSQKLKYHIQTSGRSLHAQEIDFNDIRTTLQALIAIYDNCNSLHTNAYDEAITTPTGESVRRALAIQLIINREWGVAKCENPNQGSFLIEELTDLVEEAVLQEFERIAERGGVLGAMETGYQRGKIQEESLYYEQLKHDGTLPLIGVNTFRNPDGDPVPQKLELARSSEAEKQSQLARLQAFQQAHADAAPAMLQRLRQAVIDNQNVFAVLMDAVRVCSLGQITHALFEVGGQYRRNM; this comes from the coding sequence ATGACCGACCTTTCCGATGTCCATGATGTGCGCCGCGGTGCGCCCCAGCCCAAGCCGGCCGCGCCAGGCACCGGCCCGGCCAACAAGGTGCGCTTCGTCACCGCGGCGTCGCTGTTCGACGGCCACGATGCCTCGATCAACATCATGCGCCGCATCCTGCAGTCGCACGGCTGCGAGGTGGTCCACCTCGGCCACAACCGCTCGGTCGAAGAGATCGTGACCGCGGCGCTGCAGGAAGACGCGCAGGGCATTGCCATCTCGAGCTACCAGGGCGGCCATGTCGAGTACTTCAAGTACATGGTCGACCTGCTGCGCGACAAGGGCGGCGAACACGTGCAGGTCTTCGGCGGCGGCGGCGGCGTGATCGTTCCCGACGAGATCCGCGAGCTGCAGGCCTACGGCGTGGCGCGCATCTACAGCCCCGAGGACGGCCAGCGCATGGGCCTGGCCGGCATGATTGCCGACATGGTGCAGCGCTGCGACCTCGACCTGAGCCGCTACGCGCCCACCACGCTCGACCCGGTCGCCGCCGGCGACCGCCGCGCGCTGGCGCAGTTGATCACCGCGCTGGAGAACGGCAAGGCCGACCCGGCGCTGGTGCAGGCGATGCACTCGCAAGCAGCCGCGGCATCGATCCCGGTGCTGGGCATCACCGGCACCGGCGGCGCCGGCAAATCATCGCTGACCGACGAGCTGATCCGCCGCTTCCGGCTCGACCAGCAGGATGCGCTGTCGATCGCCGTGATCTCGATCGACCCGTCGCGGCGCAAGTCCGGCGGCGCGCTGCTCGGTGACCGCATCCGCATGAACGCGATCAACCATCCCAACATCTTCATGCGCTCGATGGCGACGCGCGAGGCGGGCTCCGAGATCTCGCAGGCGCTGCCCGACGCGATCGCCGCGTGCAAGGTGGCGGGCTTCGACCTGGTGATCGTCGAGACCTCGGGCATTGGCCAGGGCGACGCCGCCATCGTGCCGCACGTCGACCTGTCGCTGTACGTGATGACGCCCGAGTTCGGCGCCGCCAGCCAGCTCGAGAAGATCGACATGCTGGACTTTGCCGACTTCGTCGCCATCAACAAGTTCGACCGCAAGGGCGCGCAGGACGCCTGGCGCGACGTCGCCAAGCAGGTGCAGCGCAACCGCGAGCAATGGCATGGCAAGCCGGAGGACATGCCGGTCTACGGCACCCAGGCGTCGCGCTTCAACGACGACGGCGTGACCATGCTGTACCAGGGCCTGCGCGAGGCGCTGGCAGGACGCGGGCTGCAGGTGCAGCCCGGCATGCTGCCGGCGCTGTCCGGGCGCATCTCCACCGGCCAGAACGTGATCGTGCCGCCGGCGCGCAGCCGCTACCTGGCGGAACTGGCCGACACCGTGCGCGGCTACCACCGCCGCGTGGCCGAGCAGAGCCGCATTGCGCGCGAGCGCCAGCAACTGCGGGAATCGAGCCGCATGCTGCAAGCCGCGCAGGGCGACGTTGCCGCGCTCGACGCACTGGCCGCCGAACGCGACAGCGCGCTGGGCCAGGTCGAACGCAAGCTGCTGGCGATGTGGCCGCAGATGCAGGAGGCCTACAGCGGCGACGAATACGTGGTGAAGATCCGCGACAAGGAAATCCGCACCGGACTGGTCACCACCACGCTGTCGGGCACCAAGGTGCGCAAGGTAGTGCTGCCGCGCTTCGAGGACGACGGCGAGGTGCTGAAGTGGCTGATGCGCGAGAACGTGCCCGGCAGCTTCCCCTACACCGCCGGCGTGTTCGCCTTCAAGCGCGAGAACGAAGACCCGACCCGCATGTTCGCCGGCGAGGGCGATGCGTTCCGCACCAACCGCCGCTTCAAGCTGGTGTCGGAGGGGATGGACGCCAAGCGCCTGTCGACCGCGTTCGACTCGGTCACGCTGTACGGCGAAGACCCGCATGTGCGCCCCGACATCTACGGCAAGGTCGGCAACTCGGGCGTGTCGATCGCCACGCTCGACGACATGAAGGTGCTGTACGACGGCTTCGACCTGACCAGCCCGAGCACCTCGGTGTCGATGACCATCAACGGCCCGGCGCCGACCATCCTGGCGATGTTCATGAACACCGCCATCGACCAGCAGCTCGACAAGTTCCGCGCCGACAACGGCCGCGACCCCACCGCCGACGAGGAAGCCAAGATCCGCGCCTGGGTGCTGCAGAACGTGCGCGGCACGGTGCAGGCCGATATCCTGAAGGAAGACCAGGGCCAGAACACCTGCATCTTCTCCACCGAGTTCTCGCTCAAGGTGATGGGCGACATCCAGGAGTACTTCGTGCACCACCAGGTGCGCAACTTCTACTCGGTATCGATCTCGGGCTACCACATCGCCGAGGCCGGCGCGAACCCGATCTCGCAGCTGGCGTTCACGCTTTCAAACGGCTTCACCTACGCCGAGGCGTACCTGGCGCGCGGCATGCATATCGACGACTTCGCGCCCAACCTGTCGTTCTTCTTCTCCAACGGCATGGATCCCGAGTACAGCGTGCTGGGCCGCGTGGCGCGCCGCATCTGGGCGGTGACCATGCGCGACAAGTACGGCGCCAACGAGCGCAGCCAGAAGCTCAAGTACCACATCCAGACCTCGGGCCGTTCGCTGCATGCGCAGGAGATCGACTTCAACGATATCCGCACCACGCTGCAGGCACTGATCGCGATCTACGACAATTGCAACTCGCTGCACACCAACGCCTACGACGAGGCCATCACCACGCCCACCGGCGAATCGGTGCGGCGCGCGCTGGCGATCCAGCTGATCATCAACCGCGAATGGGGCGTGGCGAAGTGCGAGAACCCCAACCAGGGCAGCTTCCTGATCGAGGAGCTGACCGACCTGGTGGAAGAGGCGGTGCTGCAGGAGTTCGAGCGCATCGCCGAGCGTGGCGGCGTGCTGGGGGCGATGGAAACCGGCTACCAGCGCGGCAAGATCCAGGAGGAATCGCTCTACTACGAGCAGCTCAAGCACGACGGCACGCTGCCGCTGATCGGCGTGAACACCTTCCGCAATCCGGACGGCGACCCGGTGCCGCAGAAGCTGGAACTGGCGCGTTCCAGCGAAGCCGAGAAGCAGAGTCAGCTGGCGCGCCTGCAGGCATTCCAGCAGGCGCATGCCGACGCAGCGCCGGCGATGCTGCAGCGGCTGCGCCAGGCCGTGATCGACAACCAGAACGTGTTCGCGGTGCTGATGGACGCGGTGCGGGTTTGCTCGCTGGGGCAGATCACGCATGCGCTGTTCGAGGTCGGCGGGCAGTATCGCCGCAATATGTAG